CCTCTTCCTGGGCCGGATGGTCGCGCAGGTCCGCACGACCGACGTGACCCACGCACAGGTGGTCGAGCTGATCACCGCTGGACGCAGTGGCAACCTCGGCCTGCCCCCGGCGGAAAACGGCGCCGAGCTCGTCGAACCGACCATTCCGGGAGCGCAGCAATGAGTACGACCACGGCGCACCACATCGAGCCGGCGGCCGTAACGCCGAAGCCGACGGTGGCCAGCACCGTCTCGGACTATGTCGCCCGCATCCGAGGCGGTGACCTCGGCGCGCTGCCGGCCGTGCTCGGCCTGATCGTGCTCTGCACGTTCTTCGGCGTCATGCGGCCGGCGTTCTTCACGGAGCTCAACTTCGCCAACCTCTTCACCCAGGGTGCGGGTGTCGCGGTCATCGCCATGGGCCTTGTCTTCGTGCTGCTGCTCGGCGAGATCGACCTCTCGGCGGGCTTCGCGGCCGGCGTCTGCGCCGCCGTGCTGGCGCAGGTGGTCGCCGTGCACGGCTACCCGTGGTACGTCGCGGTCCTCGCCGCCCTCGCCACCGGCGTGGTGATCGGTCTGGTGCTCGGGTTCCTGGTGGCGAAGGTCGGCATACCGTCGTTCGTGGTGACGCTGGCCGGCTTCCTCGCGTTCCAGGGCACCGTGCTGCTGCTCATCAAGGGCGGCACCAACATCTCGATCGGCGACGACGTGATCGTGGCCATCGAAAACAACAACCTGCCGCCGTGGCTGGGCTGGGTCCTCGTGGTGCTGGCCGGCGGCGGTTACGCGGCGGTCCAGCTGCTGAGCCACCAGCGGCGCCAGGCGCGCGGCCTGGTGGTCGAGCCGATCGCGATACCGATCGCCCGCGTCGTCGGTCTCGTGCTGGTCCTCGGCGGCTCGGTGTACGTCCTCAACCTCGAACGCAGCATCAACCCCTTGATCAACTCACTCAAGGGCGTGCCGATCGTGGTGCCGATCATCGGCATCCTGCTGGTCGTCTGGACGTTCGTCCTGCGGCGCACCTCGTACGGCCGGCACATCTACGCGGTCGGCGGCAACAAGGAAGCCGCCCGCCGGGCCGGCATCAACGTCGACCGGATCCGCATCTCGGTCTTCGTGATCTGCTCGTTCATGGCGGCGATCGGCGGCATCATCCTGGCCAGCAAGGGGCGCTCGGTCGACCCGAACACCGGCGGCAGCAACGTCCTGCTCTACGCGGTCGGCGCGGCGGTCATCGGCGGCACGAGCCTCTTCGGTGGCAAGGGTCGCGTGGCCGACGCGGTCCTCGGCGGCGCCGTGATCGCCGTGATCGACAATGGCATGGGCCTCATGGAGCTCAGCTCCGGGCAGAAGTTCGTCTTCACGGGTTCGGTACTGCTGCTCGCGGCCGGCGTGGACGCCCTCTCCCGAAGGCGCGCCTCGGCAACTGGCATCAGGTAACGCCGTTCGTAATCGGGGAGGCTGGGCAACGGATGCGCACGGGACCAAGCCAGGAGGAGGTGCGCCGGCAAAACCTCGGTGCGCTCCTTCGGTACGTGCACATCCACGGCCCGACCTCGCGTGCCGAGCTCACCTCTGAGCTGGGGCTCAACCGCAGCACGATCGGGGCGCTGACCGCCGACCTGGCCGGTGCGGGCCTGGTCACGGAGGCGGCGCCCCGGGAGACCGGCCGGGCCGGGCGACCTTCGCTGGTCGTCCGGCCGGAGTCGGAGCGGGTGTACGCGTACGCGTTCAGCATCGAGGTGGACCAGCTGCGGGCGGCCCGCGTCGGGCTGGGCGGCGAGGTGCTCGACCACCGCGCGGACGACCGACCTGCCGGCCTGCCGGCGGCCGAGGCGGTGCCGCTGCTGGCGGAGTTTGTCAAGGATCTGCAGCAGGCGGTGCCGGACACCGCCGTGTACGTGGGCGGCGGCGTCTCGGTCTCCCGCATGATGCGCCGGGCCGACGGCAAGGCGGGGCTGAGCGGGGGCACCGACAGCGCCGCCGTGGCCGAGCCGCTGGGCGCGGTGCTCAACGCCGAGCTCGGCGCGGAACGCCCGCTGGTGATGGGAAACGCCGCCGACGTGGCCGCGCTGGCCGAGCACGCGAGA
The window above is part of the Phytohabitans houttuyneae genome. Proteins encoded here:
- a CDS encoding ROK family transcriptional regulator, whose protein sequence is MRTGPSQEEVRRQNLGALLRYVHIHGPTSRAELTSELGLNRSTIGALTADLAGAGLVTEAAPRETGRAGRPSLVVRPESERVYAYAFSIEVDQLRAARVGLGGEVLDHRADDRPAGLPAAEAVPLLAEFVKDLQQAVPDTAVYVGGGVSVSRMMRRADGKAGLSGGTDSAAVAEPLGAVLNAELGAERPLVMGNAADVAALAEHARGAAVGCDNVIYLHRDAGVDAGIIVGGRRLTGYAGQGGQVGHMVVLPGGRPCSCGSRGCWETEIGDRALLNAAGRDGDGGRGAALAVVDAASRGDASAQAAVRQVGDWLGFGLANLINIFDPEMVIFGGTLRDVYLAAAAQVRSRLNSMALTAAREHVRLRTPQLGEDAALIGAAELAFERLLADPLSS
- a CDS encoding sugar ABC transporter permease; amino-acid sequence: MSTTTAHHIEPAAVTPKPTVASTVSDYVARIRGGDLGALPAVLGLIVLCTFFGVMRPAFFTELNFANLFTQGAGVAVIAMGLVFVLLLGEIDLSAGFAAGVCAAVLAQVVAVHGYPWYVAVLAALATGVVIGLVLGFLVAKVGIPSFVVTLAGFLAFQGTVLLLIKGGTNISIGDDVIVAIENNNLPPWLGWVLVVLAGGGYAAVQLLSHQRRQARGLVVEPIAIPIARVVGLVLVLGGSVYVLNLERSINPLINSLKGVPIVVPIIGILLVVWTFVLRRTSYGRHIYAVGGNKEAARRAGINVDRIRISVFVICSFMAAIGGIILASKGRSVDPNTGGSNVLLYAVGAAVIGGTSLFGGKGRVADAVLGGAVIAVIDNGMGLMELSSGQKFVFTGSVLLLAAGVDALSRRRASATGIR